From the genome of Acidobacteriota bacterium:
GTCAGGCTCCAGTAGGGCTCGATACGCGCTCCCCCCGCATCGAGACTCAGAGCATGTCCGGCGGGAAGTTTGTGAATCCCTTCGAAGATCGTGCGCGGCTCGGGAACGTATTGGAAGGTCAGGTAGTCGAAGAAGGACTCGCGATCGACGCGCCGCGGGCAGCGGGGATCGACGAGCAGGGCCTTGAGTTCCGAGGCGAAGGCGATACCGGTGTCCGTCAAACGATAGTAGAGGGGTTTCTTGCCGAAGTGATCCCGGGCGAGCAGCAGCCGCCGTCGCGACTCGTCCCACAAGGCGAGAGCGAATTGCCCTTCGAGGCGGCGCAACAGATCGTCGCCCATCTCCTCGTAGAGGTGCACGAGAACTTCGGTATCCGTGTGAGAGCGGAAGCTGTGCCCCTGGCGCTGGAGTTCGCGCCGCAGCCGGCGATAGTTGTAGATCTCACCGTTGAACACCACCTGCACGGAGCCATCCTCGTTGGCCAGGGGCTGGCGTCCGGCGGGAGAGAGATCGATGATGCTCAGACGACGATGGCCGAGGGCCACCTGCCGATCGGCGGAGAGGTAAAGCCCCGCGTCATCGGGCCCACGATGCACCAGGCGGTCCCGCATCTCGAGCACCAGTGACTCGCTGACGCCTCCTTCTCGGTCGACGATCCCGCAAATCCCGCACATGGGGTCTCCCTCGGTCCCTGCGCACCCCTCCCTACGGGGGCGGACAGGCCTCGGGAAGAATATGGGTGCTGCAAACAGCGGCGACAACCTGCGAACAGCAGGGAGGCACTCCGATCCGGCGGACCCCGGCAGTCGACCGATCCAGCCTTTTCGAGGCCAGGGGACGGGACACCGAGGCCGGCACACCCGGCGGAAGCTCGGTTCCGCGCGCGAACGAGGCTCTTGGAGCGGGCTGCTAGGCCCCCGACCCTGAACGCCGGGGGATACCCAGTTCCTCGAGGCGGCGAATCATGTCGGCGCCGGCGGTGGCGGGCTCGACCTTCCTGTCGATGTAGAGCACCTTGCCGTCGATGCCGATATAGATCGTGGTGCGCGTGGCGAAACGGGCGATGGGATGCAGTACCCCGTACGCCTTGGCGACCTTCTTCCCCGGATCGCTGAGAATCGGGTAGGTCAGCTCGAGCTCCCGGGCGAAGCGGGCATTCTTCTCGGGCGCATCCACGCTCGCCGCAAAAAGCGCCACCTCGAATTCACCGATCTTTCGGCCGCTCTCACGGAGGGCCTTGCACTGAAGGGTTCACCCCCCTGTAAAGGCCCGGGGAAACCAGGCGATCACCACCGCCTTCCGGCCCCGGTACTCGCTGAGAGAGTGGACCTTGCCATCGGAGCCTGGAAGCTGGAAATCGGGGGCGATCTCACCGACCTTGAGCTTGCCGCGCCGCTTTTCCCCGGCCGGCTGGGCCCAGAGCCCGGCGAAAGCCAGGAACATGATCAACAGCGATGCCCAAGTCGTCGCTTTCATTCCGGCCTCTTGCGGATGGTCTTCCCGCCAGTGGATCGATCATAACGGCGGCTCACTCATAAAGCCAGAGGCCTAAGGGCGCCCACCGCCGCTGAGAATCCAGGCTGCCATGTGCTCGATCACCTCGGGGGCGACCCGGGAGGGGAGCTGGTATTCGGTGCCGTCCGACTCCCCCGTCACGGGCATGAAAAGGTGGTTCAGGCCGGTAAAGAGCCTGCCACGGCACCGGTCGTTCTTCGCCGCGCGGCACGCTTCCAGCCAGCGTTCGTAGTGTCGCGGACCGACCTGGTAGTCCTTGTCCCCGGCAAGGACGAGAACCGGTTTCGACACCTTGGCCAGCGCGGCCAGCGGATCCCGAGCGAGGATGTCTTGCCAGTAACGGACTCCGGCCCCCATGATCACCTCGTCGGGGGGCAGTTCCCCGGCGCGCAACCGGCGAAAACTCTCCCGCATCGTCTCGATCTCTTCGCGCGCCGGCTCGGCGACGCCCCGCCGGCGCGCGAGAAACCCGGTCTGCTCGAGGATCATCTCGTCCAGGGGAAGGTTCGCCCCGGCCAGCAGAATGATCCCCGCCACTTGCGGATCACGCTGAGCGATCCAGGGCGCGGCCAGCCCCCCCAACGAGTGCCCGGCCAGGTAGACCCGGCCGGGGTCGATTTCCTTTTGATCCCGCACCCGACCCAGCGCGACCACCGCGTCGGAGATCGTCTCGTCTTCCAGGGTCAGGGTGGCGGTGTCGAGGGCCTCCCGCGCGGCGAAGGTGCGCTTGTCATAGCGATAGACGGCAATGCCGTGACGGGCCAGACCGTGGGCCAGGTCGCGGAAGGGCTTGTTGGGGCCCAGGGTCTCGTCTCGGTCGTTGGGCCCGGAGCCGTGGACCAGTACCACAGCCGGGAGTGCATGCTCTTCGGAGGGCCGGGGATCGGGCAAGGTGAGGGTGCCCCCGAGGGTGATCTCGCCGTTCTTCAGCGCAAGCTCGCGCTCTTCGAACCCGCCGGCCGCCGCCGAGGTCTCGGCAACGACCACCTGGAAACCGTCGCGGCGAAACTCGATCTTCTGGAGCGGCACTTCCACGGCCAACAACTGCCCGGGAACTTCAGGACTGGCCAACACGTTGACCACCAGACCCGCCACCGTCACCCGCAACTGCCGCAAGGCCAGGTCCTTTCCCCGGTAACGGCCACGGGGAGCCGCCACGGCACGGGCCGTGAGGGGAATGATCTGCATCACCTGGGGAACGGCGGCGTGGAAGGCCTGGAGGCCGCCTTTCTTCCAGTCGTAGCGGTCGAGCAGGATCTCGTAGTGATTGACCACCAGATTGTCGAGCACCACCAGCCCCTCCGGCGTGGGTGGGGAGGCGCGTTTTTCCTGGCCGGCCACGCGGACCTCGAAGTGCACCTTGTCATCCACACCACAGATGCAGATCTTCTGCTCGACCCCCATGACGGAAACCTTCAGCCGGTACTCCTGCAGCCGCAATGTGCCCGCCTCCATGATCAAGGTCTGGCGGGAGCGCAACTGTCTGCCGGCGATGAAGGCGGAGCCCTGGGCCTCGATGCGCTCGATCCCTTTCCGGGCATCGAGGACCCGGGTATAGGTTTCGTACCCGATCTTCCTCGAATCCATCAAGATCTTGAACTCGCGCCGTTCGCCCCGGGCGCCGCCGGACGCCGCGAGGGCTGGAGACACCGCGCCGAAGAGCACGGCGACCAGCAGCAGCAGGCGTGCCCGGAGCCGGACTCCACGCTGGACACTCATGTCGACCTCCTGGATCGAAAACAGCCCTCACGCCCCAGGCGGCCGAATGTTGCGCGACCGGCGGTCGTCAGTCCCGGGTCGGAGGGCGGGTCAGGCCCGGCAGACGCTCCTCGACCCGCTGAAGGAGATCTACGGGCTCCAGATCCCGCAGTCGCCCCCAGGGACCGGTCAGGCTCTCCACGGAGCAGGACCGGCCCGCGCCCCGGTCCCACCCCTCCCGAACGAGGAAGAGGGCAGGAGCGCCGGCCGCGCGACAGACCCCTGCGGAGGCCGGGTCTTCGACGAAGACCACGAGCGCCCTTTCGAGCAGGGCAGCCGTGAGGGCCCCTCCCGGCGAGTCCAGCACCCGCAGCCCCTCGACGGCGGGAGCCGCCGCGGCAGGCCCGGCGTAGAGTACGAGCGCCTCGACCCGGCCCAGGGCCTCGGCCCAGCCCGGCCAGCGCTGATCCGCGGGCGGTGGGGCGAGGGCCAGATGCAGGCAGAAAGGCTCGTCAAGCCCCAGATCGTGCAGCGCCATCCGGCCCCGGGCCTGGACCTGGGGATGCACCAGAAGTTCGGCGATCGCCTCCTCGGCGACTTCTTGAAAAGGATCGGCAGCCAGCGCCCTGAGCAGATGATCCAGGGAGTCGGCGAAACGACCGGCCCGCCGATTCAGCCGACTGAGCAGACGCTCTCCCCGGGCTCGCCAGGTCCCCCCCAGGGAGGGAAGCGACAGGACCTTCCCGACGATCTGGGCCGCGGCCGCCGGATCCTCCAGGCTCTCGGCCTGCTCGAGCCATTGCTCGACGGCTTCCGCGGCGGGCTGGGCGGCGGAGGCCTGCCCGACCAGGGCGAGATTGGCCTCGACCCACTGGAGCATGCGCTGAAGATGGGACCGGCTCCCGGCCAGGCTGTCGGAAGCCCTGGTCCAGCGACCGCTGCGCGCCCATGTCAGGGCCGAAGCCAGCGTTTCCTCCACAGCATGCTCGATGGCCACACGGTTCGGTGGGGGATCGGCGTGGAGGGCACGGAGTCGTGCATAGCGCTCGAGCAGTCGATCGCGGGAGGGCGCATAGCCGGGGTGGGGAATCGTTGTATCGAGCTGGGCGAGATGGTGCTCGAGGATCTCTTGCAGGGGGGCGATGGGGTCGAAGAAGGTCGCCGTCAGCGCGTCTTGCCGATGACGGGCGCGACTGCGCTCGAGAAATCCGCGCAACCAAGCTCCATCGTGGAAATAGGCCTCAGGAATCGCGTAGTGGCCCAACAACCAGCGGGGCCAGCACTCACCAGGGTCCACGGGCGAAGCCAGGATGGACTCCAGATCGTCGAGACCGCCTCGAGCCAGAGCCTGGTAGCAAGGCCCCAGCGCGATCAGGGGAATCTTCCACACCAGGGCCTGCCAACCCAGGGCCGAAGAGACGGTGAG
Proteins encoded in this window:
- a CDS encoding peroxiredoxin; amino-acid sequence: MFLAFAGLWAQPAGEKRRGKLKVGEIAPDFQLPGSDGKVHSLSEYRGRKAVVIAWFPRAFTGGUTLQCKALRESGRKIGEFEVALFAASVDAPEKNARFARELELTYPILSDPGKKVAKAYGVLHPIARFATRTTIYIGIDGKVLYIDRKVEPATAGADMIRRLEELGIPRRSGSGA
- a CDS encoding alpha/beta fold hydrolase, translating into MSVQRGVRLRARLLLLVAVLFGAVSPALAASGGARGERREFKILMDSRKIGYETYTRVLDARKGIERIEAQGSAFIAGRQLRSRQTLIMEAGTLRLQEYRLKVSVMGVEQKICICGVDDKVHFEVRVAGQEKRASPPTPEGLVVLDNLVVNHYEILLDRYDWKKGGLQAFHAAVPQVMQIIPLTARAVAAPRGRYRGKDLALRQLRVTVAGLVVNVLASPEVPGQLLAVEVPLQKIEFRRDGFQVVVAETSAAAGGFEERELALKNGEITLGGTLTLPDPRPSEEHALPAVVLVHGSGPNDRDETLGPNKPFRDLAHGLARHGIAVYRYDKRTFAAREALDTATLTLEDETISDAVVALGRVRDQKEIDPGRVYLAGHSLGGLAAPWIAQRDPQVAGIILLAGANLPLDEMILEQTGFLARRRGVAEPAREEIETMRESFRRLRAGELPPDEVIMGAGVRYWQDILARDPLAALAKVSKPVLVLAGDKDYQVGPRHYERWLEACRAAKNDRCRGRLFTGLNHLFMPVTGESDGTEYQLPSRVAPEVIEHMAAWILSGGGRP